In the Paramisgurnus dabryanus chromosome 5, PD_genome_1.1, whole genome shotgun sequence genome, one interval contains:
- the LOC135774561 gene encoding uncharacterized protein, producing MKLCALHKSSTKKDGVCIPRWSKVISDYHHIRELVVNNPTLMDETTIQLFEINHRTLTQWFCKWKNRLEMGVLGQGLTPSNPIAVADTHLPPPREKLNEVPSTSGPKHQFFLPPNREGQAPLLRPGRKPAAATRELPIAPASTASGVVQPILAPIAPAPTASGVMQHILAPGLSFGTVVFNPDMTVSVVIPPSGASTSSAVPAPPAPASAAPVSRYTQRNRRRRAVENESGVQKRKYVRGVTFNTCSKCGQPKMKEFGHSRYGNATFCLRASNGKSLEEWLAEQRQQERCQTPPPQ from the exons ATGAAGCTTTGTGCTTTACACAAGTCGTCAACCAAGAAAGATGGAGTTTGCATCCCCAGGtggtctaaagttatttcaGATTACCACCACATCCGAGAGTTGGTGGTTAACAATCCAACCCTGATGGATGAAACAACGATCCAGCTGTTTGAGATAAACCATAGGACACTCACTCAGTG GTTTTGTAAGTGGAAGAATAGACTGGAAATGGGCGTCCTCGGTCAGGGTCTGACTCCATCTAACCCAATTGCTGTGGCTGATACACACCTGCCTCCACCGAGGGAAAAATTGAATGAAGTACCATCAACATCAGGCCCAAAACATCAATTTTTCCTTCCACCAAATCGTGAAGGACAGGCTCCTCTTCTGCGACCAGGTCGAAAGCCAGCTGCTGCCACCAGGGAGCTTCCCATCGCACCTGCCTCCACAGCATCAGGAGTTGTGCAGCCCATTTTAGCACCCATCGCACCTGCCCCCACAGCATCAGGAGTTATGCAGCACATTTTAGCACCGGGGTTGTCGTTTGGCACAGTAGTCTTTAATCCAGACATGACTGTGTCAGTGGTGATTCCACCTTCTGGTGCTTCGACATCCAGTGCAGTCCCAGCTCCCCCTGCTCCGGCGTCTGCTGCTCCTGTGTCCCGTTACACCCAAAGGAACAGGCGCCGACGGGCTGTGGAGAATGAAAGTGGTGTCCAGAAGAGGAAGTATGTGCGAGGGGTTACTTTTAACACGTGCAGCAAATGTGGGCAGCCCAAAATGAAAGAGTTTGGCCATAGCCGATATGGTAATGCCACATTTTGTTTGCGTGCCTCAAATGGCAAATCTTTAGAGGAATGGTTGGCAGAGCAGCGCCAGCAAGAAAGATGTCAAACTCCACCACCTCAATAA
- the LOC135774560 gene encoding uncharacterized protein translates to MAAGLMKRYREAGEAAPKVMYVDRDCCSLHGKSQVNVMFSEWDELEVRLDIWHFMRRFAAGVTTEAHPLYGIFMARLSMCIFEWDPDDVAALHRAKEGELAAKKAGHISGKALSARITRRELALHCRRRTRGVEETTRLIGSLVDLFDSASGKDTLGVPLLDHERIQQIWKEQRKHVQCIQDPENFPLYTKTGTLKKGGVELCCYRCARGSTSLESFHLHLNRFIPGTSASDAHFQAYLLEGLMRWNDDRMEDALKGASSIRTYGSAMKEAVDKLS, encoded by the exons ATGGCAGCTGGCCTAATGAAACGCTACCGAGAGGCAGGAGAGGCAGCCCCGAAAGTGATGTACGTGGACAGAGATTGCTGCAGTCTTCATGGCAAGTCTCAGGTGAATGTCATGTTTTCGGAGTGGGATGAGCTTGAAGTGCGCCTTGACATCTGGCATTTCATGCGGCGATTTGCTGCAGGTGTCACGACAGAGGCTCATCCGCTCTATGGGATCTTCATGGCACGTCTGTCTATGTGCATCTTTGAGTGGGATCCAGATGATGTGGCTGCTCTTCACCGTGCAAAGGAGGGTGAGCTGGCAGCAAAGAAGGCTGGCCACATCTCAGGAAAGGCGCTGAGTGCCCGCATTACCCGGAGAGAGTTGGCACTGCACTGCCGGAGGAGGACCAGGGGTGTGGAGGAGACCACCAGATTGATTGGATCTCTGGTTGATCTGTTTGACAGTGCGAGTGGTAAAGACACTCTGGGAGTTCCTCTGCTGGACCATGAACGGATCCAGCAGATTTGGAAAGAACAGCGTAAGCACGTACAGTGTATCCAAGACCCTGAGAACTTTCCCCTCTACACGAAGACAGGGACACTGAAGAAAGGCGGTGTGGAACTGTGCTGCTACAGATGTGCCCGTGGCTCTACCTCTTTGGAATCATTCCACCTCCACCTAAACCGTTTTATTCCAG GAACCAGTGCCAGTGATGCACATTTTCAGGCTTATCTTCTTGAGGGCTTGATGCGCTGGAATGATGACAGGATGGAAGATGCCCTAAAAGGAGCGTCCTCCATCCGGACATATGGCAGTGCCATGAAAGAGGCTGTGGACAAGCTTTCCTGA
- the LOC135774102 gene encoding uncharacterized protein: MEYLYSQTGKTLTPVLQNPEEEDRLVEEVDDQDLQDEGLEEEIMEDITVPVLYEDDPCRDLENSPSSLPLHQSPASMADVLLAEPSTSSSPGGERQHLAPAHSVLSQPSDTGSSISDEAQGAVIGPDGITGWEKFLDLAGFLVGLREAPYLTDQQVTEAIQLWKALLDFDKQRVNYQPRHQPQLTHGRYKAPKRSGVTPGVEMARRQPLG, encoded by the exons ATGGAGTACCTTTACAGCCAGACTGGCAAAACACTTACTCCAGTGCTCCAGAACCCAGAGGAGGAAGACAGGCTGGTGGAGGAAGTTGATGATCAGGACCTGCAAGATGAGGGGTTAGAGGAAGAGATCATGGAGGACATCACAGTTCCAGTGCTGTATGAGGATGACCCTTGCCGTGATCTTGAAAACAGCCCCTCATCTTTGCCTTTGCATCAGTCCCCAGCATCGATGGCTGATGTGTTACTGGCTGAGCCGTCCACATCATCATCTCCTGGTGGAGAACGACAGCATCTTGCTCCTGCCCATTCAGTGCTGTCACAGCCATCTGACACTGGAAGCAGTATTTCCGACGAGGCTCAG GGAGCAGTCATTGGACCCGATGGCATCACTGGGTGGGAAAAGTTCCTGGATTTGGCTGGTTTCCTGGTGGGTCTTCGTGAGGCTCCTTACCTTACTGACCAGCAGGTGACAGAGGCCATCCAGCTGTGGAAAGCTCTCCTAGATTTCGACAAACAGCGGGTCAACTATCAGCCTCGACATCAGCCTCAGCTGACACATGGGCGCTATAAGGCACCGAAGCGGTCTGGAGTCACACCAGGTGTGGAGA TGGCCCGACGCCAACCGCTTGGTTAA